From Halapricum desulfuricans, a single genomic window includes:
- a CDS encoding heavy-metal-associated domain-containing protein, with translation MSLTLTVEGMSCEHCEQAVVEALEGVDGVSSASADHEADVAEIDGSADTAELVAAVEDAGYDAAA, from the coding sequence ATGAGTCTGACACTCACCGTCGAGGGCATGAGCTGTGAACACTGCGAACAGGCCGTCGTCGAGGCGCTCGAAGGCGTCGATGGCGTCAGTTCGGCGTCGGCTGATCACGAGGCCGACGTCGCCGAGATCGACGGCTCGGCCGATACTGCTGAACTGGTCGCCGCTGTCGAGGACGCCGGCTACGACGCCGCCGCCTAG
- a CDS encoding AsnC family transcriptional regulator — translation MRDLDETDLRILSLLAENARRPYSEIGEEVGLSGPAVSDRVTRLQEAGIIRNFTIDVDRSELRAGVPVLIRVQTGAIDQLRERLREADPVEHVFVTAEGGVQFYARAEARNVRTWVESLLDGIDATYSVTLVEQAEWTPSIEGLEFALTCAECGNTVDTEGETTRIDGDVYHFCCPSCLDRFESRYRQFEESA, via the coding sequence ATGCGCGACCTGGACGAGACGGACCTACGGATTCTGTCGTTACTCGCGGAGAACGCCCGTCGACCGTACAGCGAGATCGGCGAGGAAGTCGGCCTGTCCGGGCCGGCCGTCTCCGATCGCGTCACGCGACTGCAGGAGGCGGGGATCATCCGGAACTTCACGATCGACGTGGATCGCTCGGAATTGCGCGCCGGCGTCCCGGTGTTGATCCGAGTGCAGACGGGGGCGATCGACCAACTTCGGGAACGGCTTCGGGAGGCCGACCCGGTCGAACACGTGTTCGTCACCGCCGAGGGTGGAGTTCAGTTTTACGCCCGTGCCGAGGCACGGAACGTCCGAACGTGGGTCGAATCGCTGCTGGATGGTATCGACGCCACCTACAGCGTCACCCTGGTTGAGCAAGCCGAGTGGACGCCGTCGATCGAAGGACTGGAGTTCGCACTCACCTGTGCGGAGTGCGGGAATACGGTCGATACAGAGGGGGAGACGACTCGGATCGACGGGGACGTCTATCACTTCTGTTGTCCGTCCTGTCTGGACCGTTTCGAGAGTCGGTACCGGCAGTTCGAAGAGAGCGCATAG